A DNA window from Fervidobacterium sp. contains the following coding sequences:
- a CDS encoding 4Fe-4S binding protein, translating into MTKRQFRVEIKYEWCKACGICYHICPTKTIIRGELNKPAVPDHTTCIGCLMCENLCPDFVINIVEVKEKAGVENA; encoded by the coding sequence ATGACGAAAAGGCAGTTCAGGGTAGAAATTAAGTACGAATGGTGCAAAGCGTGTGGTATATGTTATCACATCTGCCCAACTAAAACTATAATAAGAGGTGAATTGAATAAACCAGCAGTGCCAGATCATACTACATGCATAGGCTGTCTTATGTGCGAAAATCTGTGCCCTGATTTTGTAATAAATATAGTAGAGGTCAAAGAGAAGGCAGGTGTAGAAAATGCCTAA
- a CDS encoding sodium ion-translocating decarboxylase subunit beta has translation MLHQFLLFFEKMAFAQMTLGNFVMLAIAGILIYVAVKKDAEPLLLIPIAFGIVLSNIPPLSTGILNPPQTFPDGRFIPGGFMYYIKKGLDFGVYPPLIFLGIGALTDFSFMISYPITIFLGGAAQIGIFLTFILSRFFGFTFKQAASIGIIGGADGPTSIYVATKFSPELLSIIAIAAYSYIALIPILQPPVSKLLTTKKERLIRMKPPRKVSKTEKIVFSLVTTLVTALIVPQSLTLVGPLMFGNLLREVGNVKRLVEAASKYILDTTTILLCLSVGASARADIFLKPQSLLVFGMGAFAFVSALASGILFAKLMNLFLKDKVNPLIGAAGVSAVPDSARVAQKLAQEEDPTNFILMHAMSPNVAGVIGSAVAAGVFLAIFG, from the coding sequence GGTATTTTGATATATGTTGCTGTTAAAAAAGACGCTGAACCGTTACTTCTTATACCAATAGCTTTTGGTATTGTTCTTTCAAATATTCCCCCATTATCTACTGGAATCTTAAATCCTCCACAGACATTTCCTGATGGTCGATTTATACCGGGCGGATTTATGTACTACATCAAAAAAGGCTTGGATTTTGGTGTGTATCCTCCATTAATTTTTCTCGGTATAGGTGCTTTAACAGACTTTTCTTTCATGATTTCATATCCGATTACAATATTTCTTGGTGGTGCGGCGCAGATAGGTATATTTTTAACGTTTATACTTTCAAGGTTTTTTGGATTCACTTTCAAACAAGCTGCTTCGATAGGTATAATTGGTGGAGCGGATGGTCCAACTTCCATATACGTAGCAACAAAATTTTCTCCTGAACTTCTTTCTATAATTGCGATAGCTGCATACTCTTACATTGCACTTATACCAATTTTACAACCTCCCGTTTCTAAGCTTCTTACGACAAAAAAAGAGCGCTTGATAAGAATGAAACCACCAAGGAAAGTTTCTAAGACAGAAAAAATAGTATTTTCGCTTGTAACTACACTTGTGACTGCTCTTATTGTTCCCCAATCTTTAACACTCGTGGGTCCACTTATGTTTGGAAATCTGCTAAGAGAAGTAGGAAATGTTAAAAGATTAGTGGAGGCTGCGAGTAAGTATATACTTGACACAACAACAATTTTATTGTGCCTTTCTGTAGGTGCTTCAGCAAGAGCAGACATATTCTTAAAACCACAATCATTGCTTGTTTTTGGAATGGGTGCGTTTGCTTTTGTTTCAGCCTTAGCTTCAGGTATATTGTTTGCTAAGTTGATGAATTTGTTTTTGAAAGATAAAGTTAATCCTTTGATAGGAGCGGCTGGAGTTTCCGCTGTACCTGATTCCGCGAGAGTTGCTCAGAAACTTGCTCAGGAAGAAGATCCGACAAATTTCATCCTCATGCATGCCATGTCACCAAACGTTGCTGGAGTTATAGGTTCAGCCGTAGCAGCTGGTGTGTTTTTGGCGATATTTGGTTAA